A stretch of Oncorhynchus mykiss isolate Arlee chromosome 14, USDA_OmykA_1.1, whole genome shotgun sequence DNA encodes these proteins:
- the il21 gene encoding interleukin-21 isoform X1: MASGKKNVFTHSITFHSFPISQTWFSCVLMDKYIAITCVLVDADKGERILKLTEVIKELKALNRTVTHNSVMSNAPSMDTEECCSQSALKCFRAMVPHLKAKNKTLQRKVIKNLNNRMILGSLDSCSQEEREKTVCQGCDSYPKDSQKCVQQLESLLQKAISRLA; this comes from the exons ATGGCCAGtggaaaaaaaaatgtgtttactcATTCAATCACTTTCCACAGTTTTCCAATATCTCAAACGTGGTTTTCCTGTGTCCTGATGGACAAATATATAG CCATCACCTGTGTATTGGTGGATGCAGACAAGGGTGAGAGAATCCTGAAGCTGACTGAAGTAATAAAGGAATTAAAAGCGCTAAACAGAACTGTGACG CACAACAGTGTGATGTCGAACGCTCCTTCAATGGATACGGAA GAGTGCTGTTCCCAGTCTGCCTTGAAGTGCTTCCGGGCGATGGTACCTCATCTCAAGGCCAAAAATAAGACCCTTCAGCGTAAAGTTATCAAAAACCTCAACAACCGAATGATT TTGGGAAGTCTGGACTCCTgcagtcaggaggagagagag AAAACAGTCTGCCAAGGATGTGATTCATATCCAAAGGACAGCCAGAAATGTGTACAACAGTTGGAATCTCTGCTTCAAAAG GCCATCAGTAGACTGGCGTGA
- the il21 gene encoding interleukin-21 precursor (The RefSeq protein has 1 substitution compared to this genomic sequence), protein MKLLVCYLLAITCVLVDADKGERILKLTEVIKELKALNRTVTHNSVMSNAPSMDTEECCSQSALKCFRAMVPHLKAKNKTLQRKVIKNLNNRMILGSLDSCSQEEREKTVCQGCDSYPKDSQKCVQQLESLLQKAISRLA, encoded by the exons ATGAAGCTGCTTGTTTGTTGTCTCCTAGCCATCACCTGTGTATTGGTGGATGCAGACAAGGGTGAGAGAATCCTGAAGCTGACTGAAGTAATAAAGGAATTAAAAGCGCTAAACAGAACTGTGACG CACAACAGTGTGATGTCGAACGCTCCTTCAATGGATACGGAA GAGTGCTGTTCCCAGTCTGCCTTGAAGTGCTTCCGGGCGATGGTACCTCATCTCAAGGCCAAAAATAAGACCCTTCAGCGTAAAGTTATCAAAAACCTCAACAACCGAATGATT TTGGGAAGTCTGGACTCCTgcagtcaggaggagagagag AAAACAGTCTGCCAAGGATGTGATTCATATCCAAAGGACAGCCAGAAATGTGTACAACAGTTGGAATCTCTGCTTCAAAAG GCCATCAGTAGACTGGCGTGA